The Cystobacter fuscus DSM 2262 genomic sequence TGGAGAGCGTGTAAGGTCGAAAGGTCATGCCGCTCTCGCGACGTCCGCTCTTGCTGCCCCTGCTCACGTTCGTGGCCTCCGCGTGTGTGGCGGAGACGGTGTACCCAGGGGACGTGGTGGTGGGCCTGTTCGGCTTCCACGCGCAGGCGGACTGGTCGCGCACGGACTGCGACGCGGGCAGCCCGGACTTCGGCCGGCTCGTCGACGGGGGCTTCGAGTTCTCGGGGAGCTTCTCGCGCGACAGCGTGGATGGGGGCGCGTGGCTCACGGTGAATGGCTTCCCGCGCTCGGCGACCTATGATCCGGCGACCCAGCGCTACGTGTCCGTCCAGCGCTCCGGGGCTCCGCTGCCGAGCTGTGGCGAGACGTGCCAGGGCGCGCAGATGGAGGAGACGTTGTCGGTGGTGGTGCTCAGCGACAGCCAGTCCGGGGCGATGGGGAGCCGGTGCGCGAACCTGCCCACGGACGGAGGGCTGCCGGAGGGCTCGGCGCCCGGCCCCACGGTGAACGGGTATGACGCCGCGCGGGCCTGTGGGAGCCTGAAGGTGACCTTCCTCCCGGGCACGAGTGGGGTCTGCACTTGCACGACGTCGTGCACGGCGGTGTACGGCGTGGAAGGAGAGCGGCGTTTCAATGCGGGCCAGTAAGAAGAAGGCGGTGGTGTTGCTGTCGGGCGGGCTGGACTCGACGACCTGTCTGGCCATGGCGAAGGCGGCGGGCTTCGAGCCGGTGTGCCTCGCGGTGGCGTATGGACAGCGGCACGCGGTGGAGCTCGAGCGGGCGCGCGGGGTGGCCCAGGCGCTGGGCGTCACGGACTTCCGGGTGGTGACGGTGGACCTGCGGCAGGTGGGCGGCTCGGCGCTGACCGCGGACATCGACGTGCCCAAGGATCGGCCCGAGGAGGAGATGTCCCACGGCATCCCCGTCACCTACGTGCCGGCGCGCAACGCGCTCTTCCTCTCGCTGGCGCTGGGGCTGGCCGAGTCGGTGGACGCGAGCGACCTCTACATCGGGGTGAACGCGGTGGACTACAGCGGCTACCCCGACTGCCGGCCCGAGTTCATCCGCGCCTTCGAGGCCATGGCGGTGCTGGCGACGAAGGCGGGCGTGGAGGGCACGCGCTTCCGGGTGCACGCGCCGCTGTCGGGGATGACCAAGGCGGACATCATCCGCGAGGGCGTTCGGCTGGGCGTGGACTACGGGATGACGCACTCCTGCTACGACCCGGACGAGCAGGGCCGGGCGTGCGGGCGGTGTGACAGCTGCTCGCTGCGGCGCCGGGGCTTCGAGCTGGCGGGAGTGCCGGACCCCACGCGCTACACGACGGGAGCCTGAGCCATGGGTGGACTCGCGAACGGGGTGCTGGGGCTGTGGCTCGCCGCGGCGGGCTCGCCGGTGGTGGACGCCACCGAGGTGGTGGAGGACCTGGTGGTGGACATGCGCTACGCCACCCCGGACAACTTCCTGAAGCAGAAGGTGTACCCGGACGGCGCCCGGTGTCTGTTGTTGCCCCAGACCGCCGAGCGCTTGAAGAAGGCGGCGGACACGCTGCGCGCCCAGGGCTACCGGCTGAAGGTCTACGACTGCTACCGGCCCATCGCGGTGCAATGGCAGATGTGGAAGATCATGCCCAAGCCGGGCTACGTGGCCAACCCCAAGAAGGGGGGCAATCACAACCGGGGCGCGGCGGTGGACCTGACGCTGGTGACGGCGGACGGGGCCGAGGTGGAGATGCCCACGCCCTTCGACTCCTTCGAGCGCGCGGCGCACCACGGCTACCAAGGGGGCACGAAGGCCTCGCGCGAGCACCGGGAAATCCTCCGCGCGGCCATGGAGGGCGCGGGCTTCAAGCGCAACGCCATGGAGTGGTGGCACTACGACCTGCCGGGCGCCACGAAGCTGCCGGTGCTGGATGTTCCCTTTTCCGCGAAGTAACGACACGCGAGCGCCCGGGCCCGCCGGGAGGGACTAAGAGGTCGGGATGATCGACGACCTCTGGTACAAGAACGCCATCATCTACTGCCTGGACGTCAAGACGTTCATGGACTCCAACGGCGATGGCGTGGGGGACTTCGAGGGCCTCACCCGCCGCCTCGGCTACCTGGCCGGCATGGGCATCAACGCCCTCTGGCTGTTGCCCTTCAACACCTCCCCCATGCGGGACAACGGCTATGACATCTCCGACTTCTACGGCATCCAGCCCAGCCTGGGGTCGCTCGGGGATTTCGTCGACTTCACCCACGAGGCGAAGAAGCACGGCATCCGCGTCCTCATGGACCTGGTGGTGAACCACACGTCGGACCAACACCCCTGGTTCAAGTCCGCGGTGAGCGATCCCCGCTCCCGCTACCGCGACTGGTATCTCTGGTCGAAGACGAAGCCCGCGGGCGCCGACGAGGGCATGGTCTTTCCCGGCGTGCAGAAGACCACCTGGACGCGCCACCCCAAGGCCCGCGAGTACTACTTCCACCGCTTCTACGAGTTCCAGCCGGACCTCAACACCTCCCATCCCGACGTGCAGGAGGAGATCCGCCGCATCGCCGGCTTCTGGTTGGAGCTGGGCGTGTCGGGCTTCCGGATGGATGCCGTCCCCTTCGTCATCCAGCGCGATGGCGCCAGGGCCTCGCATGACCTGCACTACCAGATGCTGCACGACCTGAGGACGTTCCTGCAGTGGCGCGCGGGGGACGCCATCCTCCTCGCCGAGGCCAACGTGGTGCCGAAACGCAACGTCGACTACTTCGGCGACGAAGGTGACCGGATGCACATGATGTTCAACTTCCTGGTCAACCAGAACGCGTTCCTCGCCCTGGCCAGCGCCGACACGCGCCCCCTCGTCAAGGCGCTCGAGAGCACCCGCATCACCACGGAGACCTCGCAGTGGGCGCACTTCATGCGCAACAACGATGAGCTGGACCTCGGCCGGCTCACCGAGCCCCAGCGCCAGCTCGTCTTCGAGGAGTTCGGCCCCGAGCCGCGCATGCAGGTGTACGAGCGCGGCCTGCGGCGCCGGCTCGCGCCCATGTTCTCCGGGGACCGCAGGCGCCAGGAACTGGCCTACAGCCTCATGTTCACCCTGCCGGGTACGCCCGTGCTGCGCTACGGCGACGAGATCGGCATGGGCGAGGACTTGTCGCTCAAGGAGCGCGCCGCCGTGCGCACGCCCATGCAGTGGTCCACCGAGCGCAACGCGGGCTTCTCCTCCGCGAGGAAGACCTTCCTGCCCGTCATCTCCGAGGGCCCCTTCGGCTACCCGCGGGTGAACGTCGCCGACCAGCGCCGGGATCCCAACTCCCTGCTCAACTGGACCGAGCGCATCATCCGCGCGCGCAAGGAGTGCCCCGAGATCGGCTGGGGCACGTGGCGCGTGCTCAAGACGGGCTCGCCCCAGGTGCTCGCGCTGCGCTACGACTGGCGCAACAACGCCGTGGTGTTCCTCCACAACTTCGATGCGAAGAGCCGCACGGTCACCTTCGGAGCGGGGAGCGAGGACGGCAAGCTGCTCGCCAACCTCCTCTCCGGCGACTCCTCCCAGTCCGACGGGCGGGGTCAGCACCGCGTGGAGCTCGAGGGCTACGGCTACCGGTGGTTCCGCGTGGGAGGACTCGACTACATCCAGCGGCGCACGAAGTAGCTCACCGGCGGCGGGGCAGGGACTGCTCCATTCCCCGGAGGATGAGCTTCAGGCCCCGCTCGAAGCGATCGTCGAACCCCGTGAACAGCTCCTCGCCCGCGCGCTGCGCCGGTACACGGGACGGTGCAACCCCTTTGGGGCACCCCCTGTCGTGGCCGCCCTCGCTTGAGGAGAGAGGCAGGACGTTGGGGCGTATTGACAGCGGCTGCGCCAGGTTCAGCACCACGCCTGCTGGGGTGGTCCCCGGGCCGGGGCCCGCTTCAGAGCCTGCGTGGGAAGTCCCAGGTGCTCCAATATCGAGCGCACCTCAGCGGGGGCCGTCACATACGTCAGCAACGCTTGCAGGAGTCCCCGGATATAAGGATGGCGGCTGCGGCCGCTCAGCACATCCGTCGATCCGGTTTCGACGATCTTGCCGGAGTGCATCACCTAGATCCGGTCCAAATACTTCTCGACGACACCGATGTCGTGAGAGACGAGAATGACCACCATGTCGTTGGGTAGCCGAGCTTTCGCTGCTTCTGGAGGGCTGGGTGGAGAGGAGACACTCCTGCTCCCGGTAGCCAGCGACGACGCATAGGACGAATGGGATGCCTGTCAAGGGGGATGACTGGTGCACCGTATCGAGTAGCCTGCCAGCATGGGGACGACACCAAACGACGGCGAGGCGGAAGGCCGCGTGGGAATCATCAACTGGGATGGCTCGTCCGCGGTACGGCTGCGCGCCACACGAAGCACCGCCGAGCAGAACATCCTCCAGACGCTGCCCTTCAACACGCACGTCCAGGTCATCAGGCGCTATGCCAACGGGTGGTCCTACATCTCCACCCCAGATGGGCTTCATCGCCTCCGGATACCTTTGGACCCACCTCCCTGAACCGGGCGCGCGGTTACACCGAGTGGAACCGGGCACTTCCGGCACGGCTATTGCCATCGCCGAGACGTATTACGACGACGTCGCTGAGCAATGGGGCCAGGATCTGCGCTTCTATGTGAATGTCCTCGCCTATGCGAATCGAATCCCGGTGCCTGCGAGCACGACCGGATGGCGCGAGGTCCACTTCAACCATGGCACGTTGATCTGGATCCCGAGTCGTCGCTACGCCCAGTCCCTTCTGGGCGTCGTCAACTCCGGGTCCATCTCGCACAACTTCGCCACGAGCATTGCCTCCTCGGCCGTTCGAATCGGGCAACTCTGGGATGATTTCGGCCGGGCAATCGCTTTGTCGGTGCGCTATCTGCGTGACGGGAGTTCGCTGAGGCCGTCGCGCTCCTGCTGAGCGCCCTCATGGAAGGGCTGCTCATGCTAGCGGCTTCTCGTGGTGTGATTTGGATGGTGAGGACGCTGCGCGGAACCGCAACCGGCCGCGCCATCGGTGAGGCCCGGATGGCGGAATGGTTCAACGAGCGCCTCGATGCCTTTCGGGAGAAGCGTGGCGGACGTCCCCGGGATGTCCTGGGCCGCTTCTACCGAGGAGTGGAACTCGTCGAGCAAACCTCCAAGGGAAAGGAGAAGCCCAACGGGGAGTTCGATGGCGTCGACATGAACAGCAAGCTGTTCATTGAATACAAGGCGACCCGGGATCTCCATCGCAAGAATCCACGCACGGGCCAGGTCCAACAGACCCCGGCCGAGTGGGCCGAAAAGCAGATTCGAGCCAAGACCGAGAAGCGTATCCAGTCCCTTCTCCACGATGCGGTCAGGACTCGATCGACAGTGAATGGCTCGACCCAGGTGCCAACCCTCGCGGAGATTCGAGGCTTCCGGCGCATCCAGTTTCGCATTGATGGTGACACGCCAGCACTGCGCACAGCCGTGGCGCAGGCGCTCAATACCCTCCGTGCGAATCACTCGGGATGGATGTTCGAGGTACGTTTTGGTGTCAACCTGCTCCTGCCGCCTCTCCCCGACTGGGCGACTGCGGGACATTGATCGCGGAGACTCCTGATGTCCGTGGCGATCCTCATTGAGTTCAAGGCACCAGACCGGGAGGAACTCTATATCCCGGTGGCCGCCCAGGGGGTGTACAGCACCGAGTGGGTCCCCATGGCGAGGAAGCTCGGCCTCCAATGGTTACCGCTGTTCCGCACCGGAAGCCCCGTGGACGTGGAAGACCTGCCCATTGTGGTCGATGAGATCCGACAGTTACGCGCCGCACTGTCGGTCGATCCCAGGAAGGCAGCACTCCTGGAACGTATCGATTTCATCCTCGAAGCCCTCGACGAGGTGAAACCCGAGGAGATCGCCAGTGTCTTCATCGGGTGAATCCCTGGCTCGATTCATGCGCCTTCCCAACCCAGTGCGAACATCCTGCGGAGCAGCCCGGCCCAATCCACCCGCGCCGTCCTCTGCTTCCCCTCGGGAACGGACTAGGAGGAGGCCGACAGGCCCGCCTCGATTCCCCGGAGGATGAGCTTCAGGCCCCGCTCGAAGCGATCGTCGAACCCCGTGAACAGCTCCTCGCCCGCCGCCCGGGCGAGCGGGAGCCGCTCACCGTCGATGCGCTCGGCCCGCTGCTCCACGTCGTAGCCCGGGTCGCGCTCGCCCGGCATCGGCTGCACCGCCTGCTCCTCGATGGTGAAGCCCACCGTGTAGTTGTAGACCGTGGAGAAGCCGCACACCGCGTCGCGCACCGAGCTGCCGGCATCCACCAGCCCGCGCAGCAAGGCGTCCATGGTCTCGTAGATGGTGCCGTCGGTGAGCCGCGTGCCGCTGAACACCTTCGCCCCGTCCCGATAGCCCAGCATCATCCGCCGCATGCCCCGGGCCATCTCCGCCAGGTTCTCCTCCCAGCCGCGCTGGGGCTGCGCGGGCTTCGCCTTTCCGAGCTGCTCGCGCAGCATCGTGGTGGCCATCTCGTCGAGCAGCTCCTGCTTGTTCTTGAAGTGCCAGTAGAGCGCCGGGGCCTGCACGTTCAGCTCGCCCGCGATCTTCCGCAGCGTCAGCCCCTCCAGCCCCACCTCGTTGAGCACCCGCAGCGCCGTCTCCACCACCCGTGCTCGGTCCAGTCGCGTCGCCACCTGGCTTCTCCTCCGGCTCGCGAGCTTGACAGCTTAACGACGTTAAATTACCACTTAACGTCGTTAAATTGGCCGAGGGAGAGGCACATGGCGCATCAAGGAACGGTTCAGGTTCTCATCGTGGGTGCGGGGCCCACCGGGCTCACGCTGGCGTGTGATCTGCTGAGGCGGGGCGTGGCCTGCCGGGTCATCGACAAGGTGGCCACCCCCTTCGCGGGCTCGCGGGGCAAGGGGGTGCAGCCACGCAGCCTGGAGGTGCTCGAGGACCTGGGCGTGCTCGATGGGGTGAAGGCCCTGGGCGCGGCGCCCTATCCGCCGCTGCACGCCTACAAGGGCAGCCAGGTCGTGTGGAAGGGCCTCATGCACGAGCACCGGGAGCCCTCGCCCGACGTGCCCCATCCCCTCCCGTTGATGCTCCCGCAGTACCTGATGGAGGAGGCGCTGCGGGCGCGGCTCGCCGCGCTGGGCGGGCGGGTGGAGTTCGCCACCGAGTTGAGCGCGTTCGAGCAGGACGGCGAGGGGGTGACGGCCACGCTCGTCTCCCCGGAGGGCGCACCCGAGCGGGTCCGGGCGCTCTACCTGGTGGGCGCCGATGGGGGGCGCAGCCTCGTGCGCAAGCGGCTCGGGGTGCCCTTCGAGGGAGAGACGCGCGAGGAGGACCGGATGTTGATCGCCGACCTCCATGTCGACGGGCTGGATCGCGAGTCCTGGCACATGTGGTCGGAGCTGGAGACGCGCACGCTCAAGGTGGGCCTGTGCCCGCTGGCCGGCACGGACGTCTTCCAGCTCATGGCCCCGCTGGCTCCCGGCGAGGTGCCGGAGCAGTCGGAGGAGGGAGTCCAGCGGCTGTTCAACGCGAGGTCCGGCCGCTCGGACCTGCGGCTGCACGGGGTGCGCTGGCTGTCGGTGTTCCGGACCAACATCCGGCTGGCGGAGCGCTACCGGGTGGGCCGGGTGCTGCTGGCCGGTGACGCCGCGCACGTGCACCCGCCGGACGGTGGGCAGGGCCTGAATACCGGCGTCCAGGACGCCCACAACCTGGGCTGGAAGCTGGGCGAGGTGCTCGCGGGCGCCCCGGAGGCCCTGTTGGACACCTATGAGGAGGAGCGGCTGCCCGTCGCCGCCCAGGTGCTCGGCCTCAGCACGCGGTTGCATCAGCGCGGAGTCCGGAGCGATGCGAACGCCCCCCAGCGCGACGCCGAGACGCAGCAGCTCGGGCTGCACTACCGGGAAGGTCCCCTCTCCCGGGACGAGCGCTCCGTGAGGGGACGCGTCGAGGCGGGAGACCGCGCCCCGGACGCGCCCTGCCACGATGCCACCGGCAATCCCATCCGCTTGTTCGACGTGTTCCGCGGACCGCACTTCACGCTGCTGGCCTTTGGCTCCCTCCCCGGAGACACCGTCGCCGGGCTCGAGGCGCGGTATGGCTCGAAGGTGCGCGTGCGCGCCGTGGTGCCACCGGGAGGAGGCTCGGGGAGGCACGTCCTCGTCGACACCCACGGCCATGCGCGCCGGGGGTATGACCTCGAGGGCCCCGCGCTCGTGCTGGTGCGCCCGGATGGCTACCTCGGACTCGTCACGCCGGGCCTTGGCACGGAGCGCGTGGATGACTACCTCGCCGGGGTGCTTGCTCCCTCGCTCCGCCGGGGAGCCGTGGCCTCCGGGTGAGCGGTGTGGGTGCTCCCCGTGCCGATGTCCGACAGACAGTGGTGAGGAGGGCACGTTGTTTCCTGGCGGCGCTTGGACGATCCTCTCGTGCCACCCTCAGGAGTCCACCCGATGTCCCCGCGAAACTTCGTGAAGCAGGCCCTGCCCTGGGTCGCGCTCGTCCTGGCGATCGCCGCCCTCGGCTACACGTGGAGGTGGGCCCTCTCGAAGTCCTCCGAGCGCCAGCGGATGCACCACGCGTTCAGCACCGGCACCACGAACTACATCTTCAGTCTGTGCCCGAGCACCCCGCTCGCGGAGACCGAGCCCCGGTGGGCGAGCGACATGCGCGGGCGCTGTATGGTGACCCAGCCCACCTGGGGCACCGCGCAGCAGGGCGGCGCCCGCACCGAACTCGACATCGAGAAGGGCTCGACGTGGCAGTCCGTCCAGCTGCTCTCCCGGCTGGTGCTGGAGATCTCCCCGGGCAAGATGCTGTCGCTCTTGTCGCTGGTGGTCATCTCGCTGGCGGGCACCCTGGGCGTGCAGCGCAAGGGCTGGCTGGAGCGTCAGGGCCTGAGCCTGAGCATCACGCGGGGGGCCGCCGTGTCCATGCTCACCGTCGTCCTGGTGGCGCTGAGCGTCTCGCTCGTGCTGCTCGACGAGCAGGAGACGCTGTCCATGTGCCAGGTGACGGGCGGCACCTACGCCAACCTGCTCTCCGTGGACGCGCGCTGTTCGCAGCAGACGATGCTGTTGCGCGAGACCCAGGAGAAGCTCGAGCAGAAGAAGGGCGAGCTGGACGCGCGTGCCGAGGAGCTGGAGGAGCTCAAGCGGGAGATCGCCTCGCTCGGGGTGATGCGTGACGCGCTGGGCTCGTTCAAGACGGAGCTGCAGAGCCAGAGCGAGAGCACCCAGCAGCTCATCCGCGCCGTCACGGGTGCCACGCTCGAGGGCATCAGCAAGGCGTTGGACCCCATCCACGCGGACGTGAAGGGGCTGGACACGTCGCTCAAGACGGACTTCAGGAAGGGCCTGCGCGGCGAGCTGCAGGAGGACATGACGTCCCTGGTCCGGGCCGAGTTGAAGACGGCGCTCCAGGGCGAGCAGCTCCAGGAGCTCATCCGGCGCGAGGTGCGGGAGGCGGTGCGCGCGGACGTGCGCGAGGTGGTGCGAGGCGAGCTGCGCGAGTCGGTGAAGACGGTGCTGGCGGCGAGCCCCGCGGTGCTTCCCCCGGCCCCGAAGCCCGAGACGAAGACACCGGCGCGCACGAACGTCACCGCCGCTTCCTCCAACAAGCCCGCCACCCCCGGGCGCAAGCCGTCCCCGCCGCCCGCTCCGTCCAAGCGCTGAGTTCCGAGGGAGGGGGAGCGCCCGGGCGCGGCGCGTTCACGCCGCGAGGCCCGCCCAGGTGCTCAGCGCGTCTGGCGCCGGTGTACGCCCTGCTCGCTCAACTTCCGGGCGAGGTCGCGCGCGGCCTCGAGCTCGAAGGGTTTGCGGATCCACAGCAGATCCGAGCGGCCCACGCGCTGGGCGACTTCATCCCGGGAGATGTCGGAGAAGGCACTGCAGATGGCCACCTCCAGCCGGGGGTCCTTCTCCAGCATGTGCAGGATGGTCTCCAGCCCGTCCCAGCCGGGCGGCATGCGCATGTCGACGAGGGCGAACGTGTAGGGCCGGTCCTCCTCCAGGGCGCTGATGACCTTCTGGTAGCCCTCCATGCCCTGCGAGGCGGTGTCGATGGCGAAGCCCGCGTCCGCGGGCGCGGCGGGCGGGGTGGCCCCGAAGAGCTTCTTCTCCAGGTGATCCAACGACGAGGGGGCGGTGCGGGTCCCCAGCACCCGGCGCCAGACCTTGAGGATGGCCGGGTCATCGTCGACCACCAGGATGCGCCGCTGGCCCTGCCCCTCGGTCCTGGGCCCGCTCGACGCGGTCGGCGGACGCACCCCCGCGCCCGGAAGCCCGGGAGGGGAAGCGGCCATCCAGGATAATGGATCGGGGCGCCAGGGGAGCGGAGCCGTCGGGGTGCTGCTCATCGGCATTGGGTTGTCCTCCCAGCCATTCTACGTGGGTCCAGAAAAGGTGGAAGACACCGCTTTCATGCTCCTACTCCTTCCGAGGGGCCGGAGGGCGCTTGCGGTGCCCGTGGTCCGGGGGAAGGCGCGGAGGCCAGGCGAGCGGTGGAGGTCCAGGTCCTTGCTCATGCCTGGCAGATCCTCGTGTTGTTCGAGGAACCCATCTCCAGGCACTTCGGCCGCGCCTCGTAGCAGTCGAGGCTCGTGGCGCAGCGCCGCACGCACTCCTGCTCGTCCGGGTGGCAGATTTCGGAGTCGAGGCAGTCCTGGTCTTCCCGGCATGACAGGTCCACCGAGGCGCAGGCCGTCCCCCACAGGCCCAGCGCGCTCAGGGCGACCCTCATCCACGCCATCGTCCGAAGCTGCATGCTCGACTTCCTCCCGAGGGGCCTCTGTCCGCGGGGCGGACACCTCCGCCGCCCCGTGCACCGGCCGGGTCTTCCGCTTCCCGGTCCCGTTCGCGGTAGCCCGCCGTTCTCGCATACCTCGCCGCCCAAGTCTTCGGGGAATCCCCGGCTGCTCGATTCCCGAGCCGGCTCGGGGAGAAGACAAACATGCCCACGCGGGAAACTTTCCCGTGGCACGGGCCGGC encodes the following:
- the queC gene encoding 7-cyano-7-deazaguanine synthase QueC, whose product is MRASKKKAVVLLSGGLDSTTCLAMAKAAGFEPVCLAVAYGQRHAVELERARGVAQALGVTDFRVVTVDLRQVGGSALTADIDVPKDRPEEEMSHGIPVTYVPARNALFLSLALGLAESVDASDLYIGVNAVDYSGYPDCRPEFIRAFEAMAVLATKAGVEGTRFRVHAPLSGMTKADIIREGVRLGVDYGMTHSCYDPDEQGRACGRCDSCSLRRRGFELAGVPDPTRYTTGA
- the ddpX gene encoding D-alanyl-D-alanine dipeptidase — encoded protein: MGGLANGVLGLWLAAAGSPVVDATEVVEDLVVDMRYATPDNFLKQKVYPDGARCLLLPQTAERLKKAADTLRAQGYRLKVYDCYRPIAVQWQMWKIMPKPGYVANPKKGGNHNRGAAVDLTLVTADGAEVEMPTPFDSFERAAHHGYQGGTKASREHREILRAAMEGAGFKRNAMEWWHYDLPGATKLPVLDVPFSAK
- a CDS encoding alpha-amylase family protein, coding for MIDDLWYKNAIIYCLDVKTFMDSNGDGVGDFEGLTRRLGYLAGMGINALWLLPFNTSPMRDNGYDISDFYGIQPSLGSLGDFVDFTHEAKKHGIRVLMDLVVNHTSDQHPWFKSAVSDPRSRYRDWYLWSKTKPAGADEGMVFPGVQKTTWTRHPKAREYYFHRFYEFQPDLNTSHPDVQEEIRRIAGFWLELGVSGFRMDAVPFVIQRDGARASHDLHYQMLHDLRTFLQWRAGDAILLAEANVVPKRNVDYFGDEGDRMHMMFNFLVNQNAFLALASADTRPLVKALESTRITTETSQWAHFMRNNDELDLGRLTEPQRQLVFEEFGPEPRMQVYERGLRRRLAPMFSGDRRRQELAYSLMFTLPGTPVLRYGDEIGMGEDLSLKERAAVRTPMQWSTERNAGFSSARKTFLPVISEGPFGYPRVNVADQRRDPNSLLNWTERIIRARKECPEIGWGTWRVLKTGSPQVLALRYDWRNNAVVFLHNFDAKSRTVTFGAGSEDGKLLANLLSGDSSQSDGRGQHRVELEGYGYRWFRVGGLDYIQRRTK
- a CDS encoding SH3 domain-containing protein, giving the protein MGTTPNDGEAEGRVGIINWDGSSAVRLRATRSTAEQNILQTLPFNTHVQVIRRYANGWSYISTPDGLHRLRIPLDPPP
- a CDS encoding TetR/AcrR family transcriptional regulator C-terminal domain-containing protein; protein product: MATRLDRARVVETALRVLNEVGLEGLTLRKIAGELNVQAPALYWHFKNKQELLDEMATTMLREQLGKAKPAQPQRGWEENLAEMARGMRRMMLGYRDGAKVFSGTRLTDGTIYETMDALLRGLVDAGSSVRDAVCGFSTVYNYTVGFTIEEQAVQPMPGERDPGYDVEQRAERIDGERLPLARAAGEELFTGFDDRFERGLKLILRGIEAGLSASS
- a CDS encoding FAD-dependent oxidoreductase, which encodes MAHQGTVQVLIVGAGPTGLTLACDLLRRGVACRVIDKVATPFAGSRGKGVQPRSLEVLEDLGVLDGVKALGAAPYPPLHAYKGSQVVWKGLMHEHREPSPDVPHPLPLMLPQYLMEEALRARLAALGGRVEFATELSAFEQDGEGVTATLVSPEGAPERVRALYLVGADGGRSLVRKRLGVPFEGETREEDRMLIADLHVDGLDRESWHMWSELETRTLKVGLCPLAGTDVFQLMAPLAPGEVPEQSEEGVQRLFNARSGRSDLRLHGVRWLSVFRTNIRLAERYRVGRVLLAGDAAHVHPPDGGQGLNTGVQDAHNLGWKLGEVLAGAPEALLDTYEEERLPVAAQVLGLSTRLHQRGVRSDANAPQRDAETQQLGLHYREGPLSRDERSVRGRVEAGDRAPDAPCHDATGNPIRLFDVFRGPHFTLLAFGSLPGDTVAGLEARYGSKVRVRAVVPPGGGSGRHVLVDTHGHARRGYDLEGPALVLVRPDGYLGLVTPGLGTERVDDYLAGVLAPSLRRGAVASG
- a CDS encoding response regulator, coding for MAASPPGLPGAGVRPPTASSGPRTEGQGQRRILVVDDDPAILKVWRRVLGTRTAPSSLDHLEKKLFGATPPAAPADAGFAIDTASQGMEGYQKVISALEEDRPYTFALVDMRMPPGWDGLETILHMLEKDPRLEVAICSAFSDISRDEVAQRVGRSDLLWIRKPFELEAARDLARKLSEQGVHRRQTR